Proteins from one Verrucomicrobiales bacterium genomic window:
- a CDS encoding tyrosine-type recombinase/integrase: protein DSPLFRVISNRLNQKALGISPGSIYRDVVARYAKELGILAEGVGPHSLRATAATNALEHGSDIARVQEWLGHSSISTTRLYDKRHMRAEDSPTFKVEY, encoded by the coding sequence GGATAGTCCCCTTTTTCGTGTCATCTCGAATCGTCTGAACCAGAAGGCGCTCGGGATTTCGCCGGGGTCCATTTATCGGGATGTTGTGGCGCGGTATGCGAAAGAGTTGGGGATTCTGGCTGAGGGAGTGGGGCCGCATTCGCTTAGGGCGACAGCGGCGACCAATGCGCTTGAGCACGGCTCGGACATCGCACGGGTTCAGGAGTGGCTCGGGCATTCCAGCATCTCCACGACGCGGCTTTACGATAAGCGGCACATGCGGGCGGAGGATTCCCCGACGTTCAAGGTGGAA